In one Rhodococcus sp. B50 genomic region, the following are encoded:
- a CDS encoding NAD(P)H-binding protein produces MAILVTGATGNVGRLVVDELLRAAAPYVRALTVNPTRAALPQGVDVAKGYVGRPESLDGVFDGIDTVYLAPVPAVAREVAVLARDAGVSRFVTLTGGPGTEWHGIEADVEASGLDCTHLEPGEFMANATIFAEQIRTTGRVLGAYPTAANAPVALEDIAAVAARTLLDDSHTGRTYELTGPESLTHPRIVHEIGRALGRDVPFVEVPRGEAETVLADAMGEYGGWYLDGRAALVDHPQVPTTAVGVVLGRPATTFAQWADANVDLFR; encoded by the coding sequence GTGGCGATTCTTGTAACCGGGGCGACCGGAAATGTCGGCAGACTCGTCGTGGACGAACTACTGCGTGCAGCCGCCCCGTATGTACGCGCTCTGACGGTGAATCCCACCCGTGCGGCGCTGCCCCAAGGAGTGGACGTCGCGAAAGGCTATGTGGGCAGGCCGGAATCCCTCGACGGCGTGTTCGACGGCATCGACACCGTCTATCTTGCTCCCGTTCCCGCTGTTGCGCGGGAAGTTGCGGTACTCGCTCGGGACGCGGGCGTGAGTCGCTTCGTCACCCTCACCGGCGGGCCCGGGACGGAGTGGCACGGCATCGAAGCCGACGTCGAAGCATCAGGTCTGGACTGCACGCATCTCGAGCCGGGGGAGTTCATGGCGAACGCGACCATCTTTGCGGAGCAGATCCGGACGACCGGCCGGGTGCTCGGCGCCTATCCCACGGCCGCGAACGCTCCGGTCGCGCTCGAGGACATCGCCGCGGTCGCGGCCCGGACGCTGCTCGACGACTCGCATACGGGCCGGACGTACGAGTTGACCGGACCGGAATCGCTGACCCATCCTCGGATCGTCCACGAGATCGGTCGTGCGCTCGGCCGCGACGTGCCGTTCGTCGAGGTACCGCGGGGGGAAGCCGAAACGGTGCTCGCCGACGCGATGGGGGAGTACGGCGGGTGGTACCTCGACGGTCGCGCCGCGCTCGTCGACCATCCGCAGGTACCGACGACGGCGGTCGGGGTTGTGCTCGGCCGGCCCGCGACGACCTTCGCGCAGTGGGCCGATGCGAA
- a CDS encoding rod shape-determining protein, translating into MRGFGIDLGTANTVVGTPDEGIVLNEPSLMMVRTKEPRRALAIGQDASNLVDRTPTGIVPIRPIRDGVIVDLETARTFVTAVLAQVAPRRHYGIRPMGVIAAPAGATPLERRALLEVGHEAGLRKVGLIPEPVAGALGCGLDPLEPRTHLVVDIGGGTSEVTALCYGGILSHRSCRIAGDHLTSAILRYLRAEHQILVGELTAERAKVGSPDTSDERSLVVEGRDAATGRARLVTLETEEVMDAVRPTTTSIVQTLSTCLDDLPPRAISDVMAEGILAVGGGSMLRGVPQLLEEAFGLPVKTAERPLTCVAEGATACMDRPEVIAAYAASSTAA; encoded by the coding sequence GTGCGTGGATTCGGTATCGATCTCGGAACAGCCAACACCGTCGTCGGAACCCCCGACGAGGGCATAGTCCTCAACGAGCCGTCACTGATGATGGTTCGTACCAAAGAGCCACGCCGAGCGCTCGCGATCGGCCAGGACGCGAGCAACCTCGTCGACCGCACCCCCACCGGGATCGTCCCGATCCGCCCGATACGCGACGGGGTGATCGTGGATCTCGAAACGGCACGGACATTCGTCACGGCCGTGCTCGCCCAGGTCGCGCCGCGCCGGCATTACGGCATACGGCCGATGGGCGTCATCGCGGCTCCCGCGGGCGCCACGCCGCTCGAACGTCGCGCACTGCTCGAAGTCGGACACGAGGCCGGGCTCCGCAAGGTCGGCCTGATACCCGAGCCGGTCGCGGGTGCCCTCGGTTGCGGACTCGACCCGCTCGAACCTCGCACCCATCTGGTCGTCGACATCGGCGGTGGCACTTCGGAAGTCACCGCCCTCTGCTACGGCGGAATCCTTTCCCACCGCAGTTGTCGCATCGCCGGGGACCACTTGACCAGCGCGATCCTCCGGTACCTGCGTGCAGAACACCAGATCCTCGTCGGCGAACTCACTGCCGAGCGCGCGAAGGTGGGGTCGCCCGACACCTCCGACGAGCGGTCGCTCGTGGTGGAGGGTCGCGACGCCGCGACCGGCCGGGCGCGCTTGGTCACGCTCGAGACCGAGGAAGTCATGGACGCGGTGCGGCCCACCACGACCAGCATCGTGCAGACGTTGTCCACCTGCCTGGACGACCTGCCTCCGCGCGCGATCAGCGACGTGATGGCCGAAGGAATCCTGGCGGTCGGCGGAGGATCGATGCTGCGCGGTGTGCCGCAACTGCTCGAGGAAGCCTTCGGTCTCCCGGTGAAGACCGCGGAGCGTCCGCTCACCTGCGTCGCCGAAGGCGCGACGGCCTGCATGGACCGGCCCGAGGTGATCGCCGCCTACGCCGCGTCGTCGACTGCCGCCTGA
- a CDS encoding FtsW/RodA/SpoVE family cell cycle protein: protein MTADRHPSDPWLVTAAIALVALGMLNMISTGMSSLAVRHAVIAAVGLGAMWATSRMRIAALSRFGWALFTASVVLLAAVPLIGIATKGAQRWLDLGVFTLQPSEIAKLALVLVPAAILAGGYTLGRFVGVLVVSALPIALVALQPDLSTAVVLVATVLLMLILARVPLRSLFPLFALGLASLPLAVLFLRPYQLERIHVFLSGGGADPQGSGWAAWQADIAIGSAGWWGLGREPDYDLRAQYLPESEHDLAFASLVYGWGLVAGIAVVVAVVIIVWRSVVAARTARTREAALVAAGVGGVFGLHTAVSVAQSLSLLPHTGMPIPIFSYGGTASIVGFVSIGLVLAVRRDGVTRPLWATESKKRRLPRGVTAGAVLTTASLVAMSVFAYQLQTDHGTELRATSDTQMLRCIRLPAERGQILDRAGVPVATNVAEYTVAVVARMFAESNPSAHRELAALLGITAEQLEEELRRDGELQVVLGRVGPDQARAIVDARLPWVLVYPTGRRQYPHGEVLASLLGYVGIADRQDMEVWPTLALGSRVGKAGLERQYDALLRGVDGRQCVYVDPSGRPVGTGERVDPIHGHDLRLHLDLGMQQAATDALTQAVRTSGGDLGAAVVMDARTGAVLALASVPGYDNNVYGPPADLAAIEAQTTGSGPGRMLNHAVQTAVPPGSTFKIVTASTNAAFDVLSPDALLAGGAAYTYGGHTFANWQPMGPNNLLGAIQWSDNVYFYQLADLLGPYRIAETGAELGVGAPSGIDLPAESAGFLGTPDNVESIGGAWYPGSTLLMGIGQGTVTATPIQVARWTAGIASGQVVTPQLAAAYGPGDAVPIPTGVPHRLSFADKLEPVRAGMRASASAGTAGQLASLPVSAAAKTGTAEDPSAPGKGLNAWFSAVVPAEAPEVVVTALVRGGGFGSATSGPVVKGLLERYLAQTRTPNP from the coding sequence GTGACGGCGGATAGGCACCCATCCGATCCCTGGCTCGTCACGGCGGCCATCGCACTGGTCGCACTCGGCATGCTCAACATGATCTCGACGGGCATGTCGTCGCTCGCCGTGCGTCACGCCGTGATCGCGGCAGTGGGACTCGGCGCGATGTGGGCGACCTCCCGCATGCGGATCGCCGCCCTGAGCCGTTTCGGCTGGGCGTTGTTCACCGCCTCGGTGGTGCTGCTCGCGGCGGTGCCGTTGATCGGCATCGCGACCAAGGGCGCCCAACGCTGGCTGGACCTGGGTGTATTCACTCTGCAGCCCTCCGAGATCGCCAAGCTCGCCCTGGTTCTGGTGCCCGCCGCGATACTGGCCGGCGGATACACGCTCGGCAGGTTCGTCGGGGTCCTGGTCGTGTCGGCGTTGCCGATCGCGCTGGTGGCGCTGCAGCCCGACCTGTCGACCGCCGTGGTGCTCGTGGCCACCGTGCTGCTCATGCTGATCCTGGCGAGGGTGCCGCTGCGCTCGCTGTTCCCGTTGTTCGCACTCGGACTCGCCTCGCTGCCCCTGGCCGTGCTGTTCCTGCGTCCGTACCAGCTCGAGCGGATCCACGTCTTTCTGTCGGGCGGCGGTGCCGACCCACAGGGGTCGGGTTGGGCGGCATGGCAGGCGGACATCGCGATCGGCAGTGCGGGGTGGTGGGGTCTCGGACGCGAACCGGACTACGACCTGCGAGCTCAGTACCTGCCCGAATCGGAGCACGACCTGGCCTTTGCCAGCCTGGTCTACGGCTGGGGACTGGTCGCCGGCATCGCGGTCGTGGTGGCGGTCGTGATCATCGTGTGGCGTTCGGTGGTCGCCGCCCGAACGGCACGGACACGGGAGGCAGCACTCGTCGCCGCGGGCGTCGGCGGGGTGTTCGGGCTGCACACCGCGGTGTCGGTGGCCCAGAGCCTGTCGCTGTTGCCGCACACCGGCATGCCGATTCCCATCTTCAGTTACGGGGGCACCGCTTCGATCGTCGGATTCGTGTCCATCGGCCTCGTGCTCGCGGTGCGCCGCGACGGCGTGACCCGGCCGCTGTGGGCCACCGAGTCCAAGAAGCGGCGCCTGCCGCGGGGCGTGACGGCAGGGGCGGTGTTGACGACGGCATCGCTCGTCGCGATGTCGGTGTTCGCCTACCAACTCCAGACCGATCACGGCACCGAGCTGCGCGCGACCAGCGACACGCAGATGTTGCGGTGCATTCGTCTGCCCGCCGAACGCGGCCAGATCCTCGACCGGGCCGGCGTTCCGGTCGCGACCAATGTCGCCGAGTACACCGTCGCGGTCGTCGCCCGGATGTTCGCCGAGAGCAACCCGTCGGCGCACCGCGAACTCGCCGCGTTGCTCGGCATCACCGCGGAACAGCTCGAGGAGGAACTCCGGAGAGACGGGGAACTGCAGGTCGTGCTCGGACGCGTCGGGCCCGACCAGGCCCGGGCGATCGTCGACGCCCGGCTGCCGTGGGTGCTCGTCTACCCGACCGGACGCAGGCAGTACCCGCACGGGGAAGTGCTCGCGTCGCTCCTCGGGTACGTCGGGATCGCGGACCGGCAGGACATGGAGGTCTGGCCGACCCTCGCGCTCGGATCACGGGTCGGCAAGGCGGGACTGGAAAGGCAGTACGACGCACTACTGCGCGGCGTCGACGGCCGTCAGTGCGTGTACGTCGATCCGTCCGGACGTCCGGTCGGCACGGGGGAGCGAGTCGATCCGATACACGGCCACGACCTGCGGCTGCACCTCGACCTCGGCATGCAGCAGGCCGCGACCGATGCGCTCACCCAGGCGGTGCGCACCAGCGGAGGCGATCTCGGGGCGGCGGTCGTGATGGACGCCCGCACCGGTGCGGTGCTGGCGCTGGCGAGCGTGCCGGGCTACGACAACAACGTCTACGGGCCCCCGGCGGATCTGGCCGCGATCGAAGCGCAGACCACGGGATCGGGGCCGGGCCGCATGCTGAACCACGCCGTGCAGACGGCGGTGCCACCGGGATCGACGTTCAAGATCGTGACGGCGTCGACGAACGCAGCCTTCGACGTGCTGTCACCGGACGCGCTCTTGGCGGGCGGCGCGGCCTACACCTACGGCGGTCACACCTTCGCCAACTGGCAGCCGATGGGCCCGAACAACCTGCTCGGGGCGATCCAGTGGTCCGACAACGTGTACTTCTACCAACTGGCCGACCTCCTCGGTCCCTACCGCATCGCGGAGACCGGCGCCGAACTCGGGGTGGGTGCCCCCTCGGGTATCGACCTGCCCGCCGAATCCGCGGGCTTCCTCGGCACCCCCGACAATGTCGAGAGCATCGGAGGTGCCTGGTATCCGGGCTCGACCCTGCTGATGGGTATCGGTCAAGGCACCGTCACGGCGACCCCCATCCAGGTCGCACGGTGGACGGCGGGTATCGCGTCGGGTCAGGTGGTGACCCCGCAGCTCGCCGCCGCCTACGGTCCCGGTGATGCGGTTCCGATTCCCACCGGGGTGCCGCACCGGCTGTCGTTCGCGGACAAGCTCGAGCCGGTGCGCGCGGGCATGCGGGCGTCCGCCTCGGCCGGCACCGCCGGTCAGCTCGCGAGCCTGCCGGTCTCGGCCGCGGCCAAGACCGGTACCGCGGAGGATCCGTCGGCTCCCGGAAAGGGCCTCAACGCCTGGTTCTCCGCGGTGGTACCCGCCGAGGCACCGGAGGTCGTGGTGACGGCACTGGTGCGCGGTGGCGGGTTCGGTTCGGCCACCTCCGGGCCGGTGGTGAAGGGTCTGCTCGAGCGTTACCTCGCGCAGACCCGGACACCGAATCCCTGA
- a CDS encoding HD domain-containing phosphohydrolase — translation MTSPGDGPRRAELVAALSLAIDLGLGQPMEHMLRSAVIATRIADRMGLSADQRDVVFYANLVAWIGCHADSHELARMFGDDIVFRADTYAVDMTGLPFLRLLMSHAGRGLPHAERFLHATAFLFTARRQMSELIRSHCGSASVLSDRVGLDPEVGSMLAFTFERWDGAGLPSGARGDEIPVEMQIVHLADVAEVHLRLGGPTQAVAVARARSGTQFGPRVVQVFVDAVDAITTGVVEQDAWSAALAQASDRDYTLSKPELDEMLRAMADFVDLKCPYLLGHSRRVADLAAAAGRHRGLPVAEVELLYRAGLVHGLGRMSVPNQIWEKIDPLTTAEWERVRLYPYLTGRILSRVGGLESVVTLAVTHRERLDGSGYPGGLRAADLGVTARILAAAETYQRLREPRPHRRALTAEAAAARMCSDAEAGRFDTEAVEAVLLAAGHPTKRRAPWPAGLTGREVEVLRLVALGYSNRQIADELGIAHKTTRNHVEHLYTKLDVHNRTQAGLAAIDLGLS, via the coding sequence ATGACGTCCCCAGGTGACGGCCCGCGACGGGCGGAACTGGTCGCCGCGCTGTCCCTCGCCATCGATCTGGGTCTCGGGCAGCCGATGGAGCACATGCTGCGCTCGGCCGTGATCGCCACGCGTATCGCCGACCGGATGGGGCTGAGTGCAGACCAGCGGGATGTCGTCTTCTACGCCAATCTGGTCGCGTGGATCGGATGCCACGCCGATTCGCACGAACTGGCACGGATGTTCGGCGACGACATCGTCTTCCGCGCCGACACCTACGCGGTGGACATGACGGGGTTGCCGTTCCTACGGCTACTGATGAGTCACGCCGGGCGGGGACTTCCTCACGCAGAGCGATTCCTCCATGCCACCGCCTTCCTGTTCACGGCGCGGCGGCAGATGTCCGAACTCATCCGGTCTCACTGCGGGTCCGCGAGTGTCCTCTCCGATCGGGTCGGGCTGGATCCCGAGGTGGGATCGATGCTCGCTTTCACCTTCGAGCGCTGGGACGGCGCGGGGCTACCTTCGGGTGCGCGCGGTGACGAGATTCCCGTCGAGATGCAGATCGTGCACCTGGCCGACGTGGCCGAAGTGCATTTACGTCTCGGTGGGCCTACGCAGGCGGTGGCTGTTGCTCGTGCGCGAAGCGGAACCCAGTTCGGCCCACGCGTCGTGCAGGTGTTCGTCGATGCCGTCGACGCGATCACGACGGGTGTGGTCGAACAGGATGCGTGGTCGGCGGCGCTGGCCCAGGCATCCGATCGAGATTACACATTGAGCAAGCCCGAACTGGACGAGATGCTGCGCGCGATGGCAGATTTCGTCGACCTCAAATGCCCTTATCTGCTGGGACATTCGCGACGCGTTGCGGATCTGGCGGCGGCAGCGGGCCGGCATCGTGGGCTTCCGGTCGCCGAGGTCGAACTCCTCTACCGTGCGGGTCTCGTACACGGACTGGGACGGATGAGTGTGCCCAACCAGATCTGGGAGAAGATCGATCCGCTCACCACCGCGGAATGGGAACGGGTCCGCCTGTATCCGTATCTGACCGGACGGATCCTCAGCCGCGTCGGAGGGTTGGAGTCCGTCGTCACCCTTGCTGTGACGCACCGCGAGCGACTCGACGGTTCCGGCTATCCCGGGGGGCTCCGGGCTGCCGACCTCGGCGTGACTGCGCGAATCCTCGCCGCCGCGGAAACCTACCAGCGTCTACGAGAACCTCGACCGCACCGCAGAGCGTTGACGGCCGAGGCCGCCGCGGCCCGGATGTGCAGTGACGCGGAAGCCGGTCGATTCGACACGGAAGCCGTCGAGGCCGTGCTGCTGGCGGCCGGACATCCGACGAAGCGACGCGCACCCTGGCCTGCGGGATTGACGGGTCGTGAGGTGGAAGTCCTCAGACTCGTCGCTCTGGGATACTCGAACCGGCAGATCGCCGACGAGCTGGGCATCGCGCACAAGACGACCCGCAATCACGTCGAGCACCTGTACACCAAGCTCGACGTCCACAACCGCACCCAAGCGGGGCTCGCGGCCATCGACCTCGGGCTCAGCTGA
- a CDS encoding catalase family protein, which translates to MSLTNSTAHPKLAPTFVRYSDDLERRDPDEDALIERIVESLHRNNEWAAEKYKHAIRDAHAKGLGVMRGELTVYPNLPRPYRQGLFAKARTYPVLVRLSSTAGALRSDQVGGVRGMAIKVLGVSGDRIIPDGHTNQDFILVNSDTFPFADVRSYAGKGMRFAKILARTPDPLLRTACFLARGASRIFTPLHLTLPNDVQLFARPNDHVLGETYHSAAALRYGDHVAKICITPLSDSVKSLTGQRIPRSAGDDAHRLSVEQFFAHTSADYEVRVQLCTDTEKMPIEDATVQWATGESRHVPVARIRIPRQDTSSTALRTYAEDVVSFNSWTGLADHRPLGSINRLKLRVYNASSEFRHRKNGIDRVEPTTISDIPE; encoded by the coding sequence ATGTCTCTCACCAATTCCACGGCCCACCCGAAACTCGCACCCACCTTCGTCCGTTACAGCGACGACCTGGAACGACGCGACCCCGACGAGGATGCCCTGATCGAGCGGATCGTCGAGTCGCTGCACCGTAACAACGAGTGGGCCGCCGAGAAGTACAAGCATGCGATCCGCGACGCCCACGCCAAAGGGCTCGGTGTCATGCGCGGGGAACTGACCGTGTATCCGAATCTGCCCCGGCCCTATCGGCAGGGACTGTTCGCGAAAGCCCGGACATATCCGGTACTCGTTCGCTTGTCCAGCACGGCAGGCGCGCTTCGCAGCGATCAGGTGGGCGGAGTCCGCGGAATGGCGATCAAGGTTCTGGGTGTGAGCGGTGACCGGATCATCCCGGACGGACACACGAATCAGGATTTCATTCTGGTGAACAGCGATACGTTTCCGTTCGCCGATGTGCGTTCGTACGCCGGCAAGGGAATGCGGTTCGCAAAGATCCTTGCACGCACTCCCGACCCCCTGCTTCGGACAGCCTGCTTTCTCGCCCGAGGCGCTTCGCGGATCTTCACGCCACTGCACCTCACCCTCCCGAACGATGTGCAATTGTTTGCGCGACCGAACGACCACGTCCTCGGTGAGACCTATCATTCGGCGGCGGCGCTTCGTTACGGCGACCATGTCGCCAAAATCTGCATCACTCCCCTCTCGGATTCGGTCAAGAGCCTCACCGGACAACGCATTCCTCGCAGCGCCGGCGACGACGCGCATCGCCTGTCCGTCGAGCAGTTCTTCGCGCACACCAGTGCCGACTACGAGGTCCGCGTCCAGCTCTGCACCGACACCGAGAAGATGCCGATCGAGGATGCCACCGTGCAGTGGGCCACGGGCGAGTCACGGCATGTTCCGGTGGCCCGAATTCGGATTCCCCGACAGGACACCAGCAGCACGGCGCTGCGCACCTACGCCGAAGACGTCGTGTCGTTCAATTCGTGGACCGGTCTCGCAGATCATCGTCCGCTGGGCTCGATCAATCGGCTGAAACTTCGCGTCTACAACGCGTCGAGCGAATTCAGGCACCGCAAGAACGGAATCGACCGCGTGGAACCGACCACAATTTCCGATATTCCCGAATAG
- a CDS encoding LuxR C-terminal-related transcriptional regulator has protein sequence MAINWQLVDRPDEFDTIRSELTGDGQGAILIGAAGVGKTTLAHLVADSLGSPVQWVAGTESARGIPLGAFAPLVDPSTTRDAVALVGSARRSLLRQGDIVLGVDDAHLLDQLSATLLQQLAIEHTVRIIATIRSGEPVPDAVTSLWKDDYLRRIELRPFTKEESIRLVRSVLDGQLEELSADVMWEMSGGNALFLRHLVEGALDAGHLVQVSGVWQLRGQTAATPGLTELLESRLDRAGREVRTALGPLALCEPLDLDILLRIAGEDAVDAAEMRDLIRIEPDGSRLDVRFSHPLLGEVVRGRMGTASARRLRGRLVDELQQRGTSTAAERIRLAELYMGSDRTPDTELLVTAARDAVSLSNHPLGERIARRACERGGGIAAAELLARALLWQGHPGRAEKTLSRFDPEGMNELELIQWGMPQVSILFWSLGEVERAHEILDLLRERTHHPTLRTLVDAVTASVAVHENKLDEGLALSAEVLSDPDALAQAVEWAAFSAGLAMTVAGRGSEFEPIARRCFDMRKSTDGMIRTMIRYGDVVALAQIGDLALAEERVAEISHFSSSGQYLAWAISKIMAAVIHTNRGCFPEVVSEIEQALAALTAEVPLPWRVPATILLAKAYAVLGQPQQAQRVLDDADEHTGLHTAIHRPARLIAQSWLAAAENSEQRSVAFAREAAEAARTSGQYAVESDALHDAARFGDRSVAGRLAELVDHVDGPVASLQARHAAAVAKADAAELDAVSDDFEHHGLFLHAADAAALAASAHTHDGDRRQSTESAARAFKFAARCGGITTPAIQSAAHPLPLTAREREIAALVATGLTNRQISERLFVSVRTVEGHLYRACIKLGVCDREQLGRLMRNEDE, from the coding sequence GTGGCCATCAATTGGCAGTTGGTCGATCGTCCCGACGAATTCGATACGATCCGATCCGAGCTGACCGGAGACGGTCAGGGTGCCATCCTGATCGGCGCCGCCGGGGTCGGCAAGACCACGCTCGCGCACCTCGTCGCCGATTCCCTCGGTTCGCCCGTGCAGTGGGTGGCGGGCACCGAGTCGGCACGCGGCATTCCACTCGGTGCGTTCGCCCCGCTCGTCGATCCGTCCACGACCCGCGACGCCGTCGCATTGGTCGGATCCGCTCGACGGTCTCTCCTGCGGCAGGGAGACATCGTGCTCGGTGTCGACGACGCGCATCTGCTCGACCAGCTGTCGGCGACCCTGCTCCAGCAGCTCGCGATCGAACACACGGTGCGGATCATCGCCACGATCCGCTCCGGCGAACCCGTCCCCGACGCCGTCACCTCGCTGTGGAAGGACGACTACCTGCGGCGCATCGAACTACGTCCGTTCACCAAAGAGGAGAGCATCCGTCTCGTCCGGTCCGTCCTCGACGGGCAACTCGAGGAACTGAGCGCCGACGTCATGTGGGAGATGTCCGGCGGCAATGCGCTGTTCCTCCGGCATCTCGTCGAAGGTGCCCTCGATGCGGGACATCTGGTGCAGGTATCCGGGGTGTGGCAGCTCCGCGGGCAGACCGCCGCAACACCCGGGCTCACCGAACTGCTGGAATCGCGCCTCGATCGCGCCGGCCGGGAGGTCCGTACCGCTCTCGGACCGCTCGCCTTGTGCGAGCCGCTCGACCTCGACATTCTGCTCCGCATCGCCGGCGAGGACGCCGTGGACGCGGCCGAGATGCGCGACCTGATCCGCATCGAACCCGACGGCTCCCGGCTCGACGTGCGATTCAGTCATCCCCTGCTCGGCGAGGTCGTGCGGGGACGCATGGGCACCGCATCGGCCCGCAGGCTCCGCGGGCGGCTCGTCGACGAGCTACAGCAACGCGGGACGAGTACCGCTGCGGAACGCATCCGCCTCGCCGAGCTCTACATGGGCAGCGATCGTACTCCCGACACCGAACTCCTCGTCACCGCGGCGCGCGACGCGGTCTCGTTGTCGAATCATCCGCTCGGTGAACGCATCGCCCGCCGGGCCTGCGAACGTGGGGGCGGTATCGCCGCCGCCGAACTGCTGGCCCGCGCGCTCCTGTGGCAGGGCCACCCCGGACGCGCCGAGAAGACACTGTCCCGATTCGACCCGGAGGGCATGAACGAACTCGAGCTCATCCAGTGGGGCATGCCGCAGGTATCCATCCTCTTCTGGTCGCTCGGTGAGGTCGAGCGCGCCCACGAGATCCTCGACCTGCTGCGCGAGCGGACCCACCACCCCACGCTGCGCACGCTCGTCGACGCGGTGACGGCCTCGGTCGCCGTCCACGAGAACAAGCTCGACGAGGGACTCGCGCTTTCCGCCGAAGTCCTGTCCGATCCGGACGCACTGGCCCAGGCGGTCGAATGGGCTGCCTTCAGCGCGGGACTCGCCATGACGGTCGCCGGTCGCGGCAGCGAATTCGAACCCATCGCCCGCCGCTGCTTCGACATGCGCAAATCGACCGACGGCATGATCCGCACGATGATCCGGTACGGCGACGTCGTCGCCCTCGCCCAGATCGGCGACCTCGCGCTGGCGGAAGAGCGGGTCGCCGAGATCTCGCACTTCTCCTCGTCCGGTCAGTACCTCGCATGGGCGATCTCCAAGATCATGGCCGCCGTGATCCACACGAACCGCGGTTGCTTTCCCGAGGTCGTCTCGGAGATCGAACAGGCGCTGGCTGCGCTCACAGCCGAAGTTCCCCTGCCGTGGCGAGTGCCCGCAACCATTCTTCTGGCCAAGGCGTACGCCGTACTCGGGCAACCCCAGCAAGCACAGCGTGTCCTCGACGACGCCGACGAACACACCGGACTCCACACGGCGATCCATCGTCCCGCCCGGTTGATCGCACAGTCCTGGCTGGCTGCCGCCGAGAACTCCGAGCAGCGCAGCGTCGCCTTCGCCCGCGAAGCCGCCGAGGCTGCCCGCACGTCCGGGCAGTACGCCGTCGAGTCCGACGCCCTTCACGACGCCGCGCGCTTCGGAGACCGCAGTGTCGCGGGCCGCCTGGCCGAACTCGTCGACCACGTCGACGGTCCGGTGGCGTCGCTCCAAGCCCGCCACGCGGCCGCAGTGGCCAAGGCGGATGCGGCCGAACTGGACGCGGTCAGCGACGACTTCGAGCACCATGGGCTGTTCCTTCACGCTGCGGATGCCGCAGCGCTCGCGGCGTCCGCCCACACGCACGACGGCGACAGGCGACAGAGCACCGAATCCGCCGCCCGGGCATTCAAATTCGCCGCCCGCTGCGGTGGGATCACGACACCTGCGATCCAGTCGGCCGCCCACCCTTTGCCGTTGACCGCCCGCGAGCGGGAAATCGCCGCGCTCGTCGCCACGGGTCTGACGAACCGGCAGATCTCCGAGCGACTGTTCGTGTCGGTCCGCACCGTCGAAGGCCATCTCTATCGGGCATGTATCAAGCTCGGTGTTTGCGATCGTGAGCAGCTCGGACGCTTGATGCGCAACGAGGACGAGTGA